One Micromonospora sp. WMMD812 genomic window carries:
- a CDS encoding PadR family transcriptional regulator yields the protein MRFHRQHHAMHEARMRGGFGFGFPPFPPGGPHGPGGGHGWGGRGRGRGRRPNVRSAVLALLTERPMHGYEMIQEIDSRTGGAWRPSPGSIYPTLQLLEDEGVIAAAEDSGGGRKRFTVTEAGRAEAATAAQTPPWAEFAQDTVASWHDIRDAGAQAMQALRQVMMTGTDDQRERAAQVLDETRRKLYAILAESE from the coding sequence ATGCGGTTCCATCGACAACACCACGCGATGCACGAGGCCCGGATGCGGGGCGGATTCGGCTTCGGCTTCCCGCCCTTCCCGCCCGGCGGTCCCCACGGTCCGGGCGGTGGCCACGGCTGGGGCGGTCGGGGGCGCGGACGGGGACGCCGGCCCAACGTCCGCAGCGCGGTGCTGGCGCTGCTCACCGAGCGGCCGATGCACGGCTACGAGATGATCCAGGAGATCGACTCCCGCACCGGCGGGGCGTGGCGACCCAGCCCCGGGTCGATCTACCCGACCCTGCAGCTGCTGGAGGACGAGGGCGTCATCGCCGCCGCGGAGGACTCCGGGGGCGGGCGCAAGCGGTTCACCGTCACCGAGGCCGGGCGCGCCGAGGCCGCCACCGCGGCGCAGACCCCGCCGTGGGCCGAATTCGCCCAGGACACGGTGGCCAGCTGGCACGACATCCGGGACGCCGGCGCGCAGGCGATGCAGGCCCTGCGCCAGGTGATGATGACCGGCACCGACGACCAGCGGGAGCGGGCCGCCCAGGTGCTCGACGAGACTCGACGCAAGCTCTACGCGATCCTCGCCGAATCCGAGTGA